From the Lolium rigidum isolate FL_2022 chromosome 2, APGP_CSIRO_Lrig_0.1, whole genome shotgun sequence genome, one window contains:
- the LOC124690563 gene encoding transcription factor PIF1-like: MAMYDGGFVEAEVSAFDALGYGGGVDAAALFDFGGYAYVPAHEEPAGTASACVQDSASWAGAGRSVLTFDRAARGHGAQAVASVVADDEADYDAWIDATDEDHQAAPAASTIGFDPASGCFSLTQRSGGARRPFGLLFPGTSSGTGSPDTAAPARISQKRVNVVPMQGAEPRAAKRQCGASRKTSKLKSPTPTTTTPPKEPQSHAAKNRREKISERLRTLQELVPNGTKVDMVTMLEKAINYVKFLQLQVKVLATDEFWPVQGAMAPEISQVKEALNAMLSSTPPSEGRMN, translated from the exons ATGGCGATGTACGACGGAGGCTTCGTCGAAGCCGAGGTGTCTGCGTTCGACGCCCTCGGCTACGGCGGGGGCGTCGACGCGGCCGCGCTGTTCGACTTCGGGGGCTACGCCTACGTCCCCGCCCACGAAGAGCCGGCCGGCACCGCGAGCGCCTGCGTGCAGGACAGCGCGAGCTGGGCGGGCGCGGGGCGGTCCGTGCTCACGTTCGACCGGGCCGCCCGTGGCCACGGCGCGCAGGCGGTGGCGTCGGTGGTTGCGGACGACGAAGCCGACTACGACGCGTGGATCGACGCCACGGACGAGGACCACCAGGCGGCCCCTGCGGCATCGACAATAGGCTTCGACCCGGCCTCGGGCTGCTTCAGCCTCACGCAGAGGTCCGGCGGCGCGCGCCGGCCGTTCGGGCTCCTGTTCCCTGGCACGTCCAGCGGCACGGGCTCGCCGGACACTGCTGCGCCGGCGCGTATCTCCCAAAAACGGGTCAACGTGGTGCCCATGCAGGGCGCGGAGCCGCGGGCCGCCAAGAGGCAGTGCGGCGCGAGTAGGAAGACGAGCAAGCTGAAGTCGCCAacgcccaccaccaccactcccCCCAAGGAACCGCAAAGCCACGCCGCAAAG AATCGCCGGGAGAAGATCAGCGAGCGACTCCGGACGCTGCAGGAGCTGGTGCCCAACGGCACCAAGGTGGACATGGTCACCATGCTTGAGAAGGCCATCAACTACGTCAAGTTTCTGCAGCTTCAAGTCAAG GTGCTCGCGACGGACGAGTTCTGGCCGGTGCAAGGGGCCATGGCGCCGGAGATCTCCCAAGTGAAGGAGGCGCTCAATGCCATGTTGTCGTCGACACCGCCCTCGGAGGGCCGAATGAACTGA
- the LOC124690562 gene encoding transcription factor bHLH48-like, which produces MALVREAMTMYDGGFVDEASTFDALLGGADASALFDFGGYGYAHDVPNSASWAGAGPSMLAFDRAAHGHGAQAVAAVVADEEADCDAWIDAMEDDQAVPASSSIGFDPASGCFSLTQRSGGARRPFGLLFPSTPNGTGSPDVAAPARFSTQKRPSSVRTHDAEPRAAKRQCVASRKTSKPKLPAPTTTPPKDPQSLTAKNRREKISERLRTLQQLVPNGTKVDMVIMLEKAISYVKFLQMQVKVLATDEFWPVQGAMAPEISQVKEALDAILSSTPLSERGRLN; this is translated from the exons ATGGCGTTAGTGCGGGAGGCGATGACGATGTACGACGGCGGCTTCGTAGACGAGGCGTCCACGTTCGACGCGCTGCTCGGCGGAGCCGACGCGTCGGCGCTGTTCGACTTCGGGGGCTACGGCTACGCCCACGACGTGCCTAATAGCGCGAGCTGGGCGGGCGCGGGGCCGTCCATGCTGGCGTTCGATCGGGCAGCGCATGGTCACGGAGCacaggccgtggcggcggtggttgCGGACGAGGAGGCGGACTGCGACGCGTGGATCGACGCCATGGAGGACGACCAGGCCGTGCCGGCGTCGTCCAGCATAGGCTTTGACCCGGCCTCCGGCTGCTTCAGCCTCACGCAGAGGTCCGGCGGCGCGCGCCGGCCGTTCGGGCTGCTGTTCCCGAGCACGCCCAACGGCACGGGCTCGCCTGACGTCGCGGCGCCGGCGCGCTTCTCCACACAGAAACGGCCCTCTTCGGTGCGCACGCATGATGCGGAGCCGCGGGCCGCTAAGAGGCAGTGCGTCGCGAGCAGGAAGACGAGCAAGCCGAAGCTGCCGGCGCCCACCACCACCCCGCCCAAGGACCCGCAAAGCCTCACGGCAAAG AACCGTCGGGAGAAGATCAGCGAGCGGCTGCGGACGCTGCAGCAGCTGGTTCCCAACGGCACCAAGGTGGACATGGTCATCATGCTCGAGAAGGCCATCAGCTACGTCAAGTTTCTGCAGATGCAAGTCAAG GTGCTGGCGACGGACGAGTTCTGGCCGGTGCAAGGAGCCATGGCGCCGGAGATCTCCCAGGTGAAGGAGGCGCTCGACGCCATCTTGTCGTCGACGCCGCTGTCGGAGAGGGGCCGACTGAACTGA